The genomic interval GGAAAACGGCAAGCAGTCCCTGGACGACCATGTACGCGTACCCGACTGGGAGGAGTCGTCGTATCATCGTTCGGACGTAGGGACTCCACCACCGTCAACGCTCGCCTCGGAACAGCGGGCCACGACGGAGCCGGTCACATTAATCCGCGCAGGCCGTCCCCTCCCACATGGCAGTCGAGACGATCGACGAGGTCCGGATCGACGCACCCGTCGAACGGGTGTTCGCGTTCATGGACGAGCCGACGAACCAGGCGGCGGTGACGCCCAGCCTCGCCGTCGCCGAACGCATCGAGCGGCTGGACAACGGCGGCAACCGCGCCCGGTACGTCTACCGGATGGTCGGACTGACCTTCGAGGGGGAAGTCCGGGCGCGCCGGTACGAGCCACCCGAGCGGATCGACTACGATCTCGTCGGCGATCTCACCGGTACGATCACCTGGACGTTCGAGCCAGAGGACGGCGGGACGCGGCTCACGTACGCGGCCAGCTACGACGTACCGGGCCCGCTCCCGGAGTGGCTGTTGGCGCCGGTGATTCGGTGGTACAACGCACGCGAGGTCCGGCAGTTGTTGGTGGCGGTCCGGGAACGGCTCGAAGCCTCATAGCTCGCCTCCTCAGCCGCCGTCGCCGTCGGTCCAGCGCGCGTCCGAGAGCGTCCGCTGGACCGCCTCCTCGCCGACGGCGTGGGCCAGCGTCTCGAAGCCCGACCGTTCGACCGGGTCGCTGGCGTTCGCGACCAGCCGCGAGACGATGAACTCCGGGGTGGACCTGCCGACGGTGCCGAAACGTGGCTGATAGTCGACCTGGAGGTCCAGGTCCGGATCGAGTCCCTCGGCGAAGATGCCGTCGGTCCGGGCCGTCTCGGGCAGCGGCTCCAGATCGGCGGCCAGGTGGGTGACGAACACGCCCAGCGCGCCCCGGTCGACGGTCAGCGTCACCAGGCCGTGCAACAGGTCGGCGGCCGAGCCCGGTTCGGTGATCGCCTCGAACTCGTCGACGAGCATCAGCGCCCGGTCGC from Haloarcula pelagica carries:
- a CDS encoding SRPBCC family protein, translated to MAVETIDEVRIDAPVERVFAFMDEPTNQAAVTPSLAVAERIERLDNGGNRARYVYRMVGLTFEGEVRARRYEPPERIDYDLVGDLTGTITWTFEPEDGGTRLTYAASYDVPGPLPEWLLAPVIRWYNAREVRQLLVAVRERLEAS